The following are from one region of the Paenalkalicoccus suaedae genome:
- a CDS encoding major tail protein, which yields MGKKGIPFIGLDMFHYAILTSDESSGTEYEETVHIPNIVEAGFNPNSSNEVFFADNGPADSYSQIGAPEVTLNVGDLPPKDYATLMGASYKNGQIKYSVNASAPDVAIGYRRQKTNGEYRFIWFYKGKFSLPEESGQTKQDSVEFQTQEIVFTSVARVSDHEIFTRVDSDDDEVPNNINKATLTQEFFDDPNYEVPDAEPEPEE from the coding sequence GTGGGCAAAAAAGGAATTCCATTTATCGGGTTAGACATGTTTCACTATGCTATTTTAACGAGTGATGAGAGCAGTGGAACGGAATATGAGGAAACCGTTCACATTCCGAACATTGTAGAAGCAGGGTTTAATCCTAACAGCTCAAACGAGGTGTTTTTTGCCGATAATGGTCCAGCTGATTCGTACAGTCAGATTGGAGCGCCAGAAGTAACACTAAACGTCGGTGATTTACCTCCTAAAGATTATGCTACATTAATGGGTGCTAGTTACAAGAACGGGCAAATCAAATATAGTGTTAACGCAAGTGCACCTGATGTAGCTATTGGTTATCGACGCCAAAAGACGAACGGTGAATATCGCTTTATTTGGTTCTACAAGGGTAAGTTTTCTCTCCCTGAAGAATCTGGTCAGACTAAACAAGATTCTGTAGAATTTCAGACGCAAGAAATTGTATTTACCTCGGTCGCAAGGGTCTCCGACCACGAGATTTTTACTCGCGTTGATTCTGACGACGATGAAGTTCCGAACAATATTAACAAGGCGACTTTAACGCAAGAATTCTTTGATGATCCAAATTATGAAGTTCCAGATGCAGAACCAGAACCGGAAGAGTAG
- the gpG gene encoding phage tail assembly chaperone G, whose translation MSRNQKLKPPQITIDGKTYKVKKRLKLLRRMYELNDQEIEVESIEGLEVLYQFLVDCFNDEAVTMDAIEDNVDVDEFMDLFDAVAGFLRDSFTSKMESMPKKEPGTSH comes from the coding sequence ATGAGTAGAAATCAAAAGTTGAAACCACCGCAAATTACTATTGATGGGAAAACGTATAAAGTAAAGAAACGTCTAAAGCTACTTCGACGCATGTATGAGCTTAATGATCAAGAAATCGAAGTGGAATCTATAGAAGGATTGGAAGTCCTTTATCAGTTCTTAGTGGACTGTTTTAACGATGAGGCAGTTACTATGGATGCGATTGAAGATAATGTAGATGTCGATGAATTCATGGATTTGTTTGATGCAGTCGCCGGCTTTTTGCGTGATTCATTTACATCCAAAATGGAATCAATGCCAAAAAAAGAACCAGGGACAAGTCACTAG
- a CDS encoding phage head closure protein translates to MSAKRRVGELNRRITIQKLGPVQNEYGDWVEGWTDWKRVWASMEPAGGREYWQSEKFNAEANGEIEIRYQSDINPGAMRILYKDRVIDIQYFYHPRERRDRTRLIVKEQISKEVPLINEESNEG, encoded by the coding sequence ATGAGCGCAAAAAGAAGAGTTGGCGAGTTAAATAGACGTATCACAATACAAAAACTTGGTCCTGTTCAAAATGAGTATGGTGATTGGGTGGAAGGTTGGACGGACTGGAAACGCGTGTGGGCTTCCATGGAACCGGCTGGCGGTCGAGAATATTGGCAGTCAGAGAAATTCAATGCCGAAGCAAACGGCGAAATTGAAATTCGGTATCAATCTGACATTAATCCGGGAGCTATGCGCATTCTTTATAAGGATAGGGTGATCGACATTCAATACTTCTATCATCCACGCGAAAGAAGAGATCGGACAAGGTTAATTGTAAAGGAGCAAATAAGTAAGGAGGTGCCTTTGATCAATGAAGAGTCAAATGAAGGTTGA
- a CDS encoding phage tail protein has translation MSTIANLMVSLGLNSKEFEKGMDGAEKSSGRFRKGVGTVGKVVAGTAAAAAGLGVAAFAATKKVTEGFDNIAKSSTKLGVSTDAYQELDYWAGQNGLSTGSMERAVGRLNQRIGLAADGNEKYAGALTKVGVDMDAVRDGTITTEDAFAQSIQTLSEMTNEQEKSALASELFGTKLARDLMPALQDGSLSFEEAKQKAEELGIVIDGDTLAAAEEFQDTWDDVTRSLGAFGQKIFAELMPIFQSMMDWILANLPQIRAIFDTVFSFISEAISWVVEWIQSLMAFLDDWRSSNDDTLSSISGAFEHYLGLAIDIAKDVFTTLQEVVKIVFDFVVNFVNTALQNVYDFWKKYGADILSTAQSVFEDVRSVVETVLTTVWEIIQNILSRAADFISDILKKILAFWDENGEAIMQIVETVFSTIRRIIEDVMPIIQGIIEVAWGIIETVFDTALGIIMGLIETFIGLFTGDFEKMKDGITKIVESLWDGIRGIFASAWDLISGPLQDLWSMLEGWFSDLKNNAVDWGKNMIDGFIDGIKSMAGKVGEAVQGVIDSVADFMKFWSPAKKGEGRYITHWGRNMVDGFLDGVRDESSSASDVINDMIRNMRPGALDMRTLLPEEGYVNDMVARMPSSQKNKPNPRGGDNGSSGKGDINQYITVNSPKHLSESDLQRKYKQSARELALEWELDE, from the coding sequence ATGAGTACAATTGCAAATCTGATGGTGTCTTTAGGTCTCAATTCGAAAGAATTCGAAAAGGGTATGGACGGCGCAGAGAAATCCAGTGGGCGATTTCGTAAAGGCGTTGGTACAGTTGGAAAGGTAGTCGCAGGTACAGCAGCCGCAGCCGCCGGATTAGGCGTGGCTGCTTTTGCTGCTACAAAAAAGGTAACTGAAGGCTTCGATAATATTGCAAAATCATCTACGAAGCTAGGTGTTTCAACCGATGCCTACCAAGAGCTTGATTATTGGGCTGGTCAAAACGGATTGTCTACCGGTTCAATGGAGCGTGCTGTGGGACGACTTAACCAACGTATTGGTCTAGCAGCCGATGGAAATGAGAAGTATGCTGGTGCCTTAACAAAAGTCGGAGTCGATATGGATGCGGTTAGAGACGGTACTATCACCACTGAAGACGCCTTTGCACAGTCTATTCAGACGTTATCTGAAATGACGAACGAGCAAGAGAAATCGGCGTTAGCATCCGAGCTGTTCGGTACGAAGTTAGCGCGTGATCTAATGCCAGCCTTACAAGATGGCTCGCTCTCATTCGAAGAAGCTAAACAAAAGGCAGAAGAGCTAGGAATTGTTATTGACGGTGATACATTAGCAGCAGCCGAAGAATTTCAGGATACATGGGATGACGTGACACGTTCCCTAGGTGCTTTTGGCCAAAAGATATTCGCTGAATTGATGCCTATTTTTCAATCAATGATGGATTGGATTTTAGCTAATCTACCTCAAATCAGAGCTATCTTTGACACCGTATTTAGTTTCATTTCAGAAGCAATAAGTTGGGTTGTGGAATGGATACAATCCCTTATGGCGTTCTTAGATGATTGGCGATCCAGTAATGATGATACTCTAAGCAGCATTTCGGGAGCTTTCGAACATTACTTAGGTCTGGCTATAGATATTGCAAAAGATGTCTTTACGACACTACAGGAAGTAGTGAAGATAGTATTTGATTTTGTAGTTAACTTTGTGAATACAGCTCTACAAAACGTCTATGACTTTTGGAAAAAGTACGGAGCTGACATCCTGTCAACGGCTCAATCTGTATTTGAAGACGTAAGATCAGTGGTAGAAACAGTCCTGACAACGGTTTGGGAGATCATTCAAAATATCCTGTCGAGAGCTGCTGATTTCATCAGTGACATTCTGAAGAAAATCCTAGCTTTTTGGGATGAGAACGGTGAAGCAATCATGCAGATTGTTGAAACCGTATTTAGCACAATTAGAAGAATCATTGAAGATGTCATGCCGATCATCCAAGGTATTATTGAGGTGGCATGGGGCATCATTGAAACCGTTTTTGATACCGCGTTAGGCATCATTATGGGATTGATTGAGACCTTTATAGGATTATTCACTGGCGATTTCGAGAAAATGAAAGATGGTATCACCAAGATTGTCGAGTCACTATGGGATGGTATCAGAGGTATATTTGCATCAGCTTGGGATTTAATCTCAGGACCTCTTCAAGATTTATGGAGCATGTTGGAAGGTTGGTTCTCTGACTTGAAAAACAATGCTGTCGATTGGGGTAAAAATATGATCGATGGATTCATCGACGGTATTAAATCCATGGCAGGAAAAGTTGGGGAAGCCGTGCAAGGCGTTATTGATAGTGTAGCTGATTTTATGAAGTTTTGGTCTCCGGCTAAGAAGGGTGAAGGTCGTTATATTACTCATTGGGGACGTAACATGGTGGACGGATTCCTAGATGGTGTTCGCGACGAGTCATCATCTGCCTCTGACGTCATAAACGACATGATCCGAAATATGAGACCCGGCGCTTTAGACATGAGAACTCTGTTACCTGAAGAAGGATACGTGAACGATATGGTGGCTCGTATGCCGTCATCTCAGAAGAATAAACCGAATCCGCGAGGCGGAGATAATGGCTCAAGTGGGAAAGGTGACATTAATCAGTACATTACTGTTAATAGTCCAAAGCATCTATCTGAAAGTGATCTTCAGCGAAAATATAAACAATCAGCGAGAGAGCTCGCTTTAGAATGGGAGTTAGACGAATGA
- a CDS encoding HK97-gp10 family putative phage morphogenesis protein, translated as MKSQMKVEGLDKLQKELEKLAKKVDDSETESIVYKAAESIVTPAIQSKAPVGEGGSIRDAVVTKQMPRSSSYPSIAISAIDRKKAPHAHIIELGSGPRFDNFGRYRGEVSPNPFFRQAVSQSLPSALNFIKSELTKRING; from the coding sequence ATGAAGAGTCAAATGAAGGTTGAAGGGCTTGATAAATTGCAAAAAGAGTTAGAAAAGCTTGCAAAAAAAGTAGACGATAGTGAAACAGAATCCATCGTCTATAAAGCAGCAGAAAGCATTGTGACTCCTGCTATTCAATCAAAGGCACCAGTAGGCGAAGGTGGAAGCATACGTGATGCAGTTGTGACAAAACAGATGCCACGATCCTCTAGTTATCCTTCTATTGCTATTAGCGCTATAGATCGAAAAAAAGCGCCTCACGCTCACATTATTGAACTTGGTTCTGGACCTCGTTTTGATAATTTCGGGCGTTATAGAGGAGAAGTCTCACCTAACCCATTCTTTCGCCAAGCCGTATCTCAAAGTTTGCCTAGTGCCCTCAACTTTATTAAGTCGGAGCTAACGAAGAGGATAAACGGATGA
- a CDS encoding phage distal tail protein: MSRKIYLTTSRGKIELSSSSLYILETIEGADSAPKENTLTRSPRQDGAYKTASHYEPRYMVFQGAIKTKEALSIAEKRKFLQNILSTNEIEVEYVDATGAYFIDATLDGEGITFPPRQGGWQYFFIYTVSPDPFWRSDSLVTEPTFEPLFEFVFEDEGEEDGSFEMGLQRDERVVINDGDVGAPVLIEFHGPAENPRIENVTTGKFLQVNQSLGINEIMRIETTFGKKSVKFIDDTNEEERDVLNWIDPQSEFWILKPGENEIVYTADSDIQGAIVDIYYFKRYVGV; this comes from the coding sequence ATGAGCCGAAAAATCTATCTAACAACGTCTAGAGGGAAAATTGAATTGTCATCATCTAGCTTATATATTCTTGAAACGATAGAAGGGGCAGACTCTGCCCCAAAAGAAAATACCTTAACGAGGAGTCCTCGGCAAGATGGAGCATATAAGACAGCTAGTCATTATGAGCCACGTTACATGGTTTTTCAGGGAGCGATTAAAACGAAAGAAGCATTATCAATAGCAGAAAAGCGTAAATTCCTGCAAAATATTTTATCGACAAATGAGATTGAGGTTGAGTATGTTGATGCAACAGGTGCCTATTTTATTGATGCGACCTTAGATGGTGAGGGAATTACATTCCCACCAAGGCAAGGTGGCTGGCAGTATTTTTTTATCTACACGGTGAGCCCAGACCCTTTCTGGCGGTCTGATAGCCTTGTAACAGAGCCAACCTTTGAACCTCTATTTGAATTTGTTTTTGAAGACGAAGGAGAAGAAGATGGTAGCTTTGAAATGGGCCTGCAGCGAGATGAACGAGTTGTGATTAACGATGGAGATGTCGGAGCTCCGGTTTTAATAGAATTTCATGGACCAGCTGAAAATCCTCGAATTGAGAATGTCACCACAGGTAAATTCCTTCAGGTGAATCAAAGTTTAGGTATTAATGAAATAATGAGGATTGAAACAACGTTTGGGAAGAAGAGCGTGAAATTCATAGATGACACAAATGAAGAGGAAAGAGACGTTTTAAACTGGATTGATCCTCAAAGCGAGTTTTGGATTTTAAAGCCGGGAGAAAATGAAATTGTTTATACAGCTGATAGTGATATACAAGGTGCTATTGTAGATATTTATTATTTTAAGAGGTATGTGGGGGTGTAA
- a CDS encoding phage major capsid protein, producing the protein MEKILELRQKKKEYVDEARSALSQAQAENRSMNSDEQSKFDKAQREVRNITKQIENEEAMLEMDRSFEPNTREQRQDPEQKQNEFRDIGEFIQAVRFQGEKRDSLKMSNGENGGFLVPDQFLDQIMEVQSQDAIFRPRASIIPAGSEPDAGVTFPALDQSGDKGVYSGVSVNWIGEGQEKPQTQPSFRDVTLRPHEVAAHIVVTDKLLRNSQAAGAIIQRLLRNAILASEDSAFLRGDGVAKPLGVIGHKSNVNVNRLAANSIEYPDIVAMYAKMKLGGPMVWITSQETLPQLMTIKDENGRYIWQPNAREGAPGTLLGVPVLINERSPRLGAKGDLILCDLNYYMIKDGSALSIAASEHVKFTENKTIIKAFWNVDGQPWLNSPLKLENGYEVSPFVILDVPTAG; encoded by the coding sequence ATGGAAAAAATCTTAGAGCTACGACAAAAAAAGAAAGAATATGTGGATGAGGCTCGTTCGGCGTTAAGCCAAGCACAAGCAGAAAACCGTTCTATGAATTCAGATGAACAAAGTAAATTCGATAAGGCACAACGGGAAGTCAGAAACATCACAAAACAAATTGAGAATGAAGAAGCTATGCTTGAAATGGATCGTTCATTTGAACCGAACACGCGTGAGCAACGTCAGGATCCCGAGCAAAAGCAAAATGAATTTCGTGACATTGGTGAATTCATTCAAGCTGTTCGTTTCCAAGGGGAAAAACGTGATTCTCTCAAAATGTCAAACGGAGAAAATGGTGGATTTCTAGTTCCTGATCAATTCCTTGATCAAATCATGGAAGTACAATCTCAAGATGCTATTTTCCGACCACGAGCAAGCATCATTCCTGCCGGTAGTGAACCGGATGCAGGAGTGACATTCCCTGCACTTGATCAATCTGGTGACAAAGGCGTCTATTCAGGGGTTAGCGTAAATTGGATTGGAGAAGGACAAGAAAAGCCACAAACACAGCCGTCATTTCGTGATGTGACACTACGTCCTCACGAAGTAGCTGCACACATTGTTGTTACAGATAAATTGCTTCGTAACAGTCAAGCAGCTGGCGCTATTATCCAACGACTTTTACGAAATGCGATTCTAGCATCTGAAGACAGTGCCTTTTTACGCGGTGATGGGGTTGCCAAGCCTTTAGGTGTGATTGGTCACAAATCAAATGTCAACGTCAACCGTCTAGCAGCTAATTCAATCGAATATCCAGATATCGTGGCAATGTACGCAAAAATGAAATTGGGTGGACCGATGGTGTGGATCACATCTCAAGAGACGTTACCACAGCTCATGACAATTAAGGACGAGAACGGTCGTTACATTTGGCAACCGAATGCCCGTGAAGGAGCTCCTGGAACTTTGCTAGGCGTCCCTGTCTTAATTAATGAACGTTCACCGCGACTAGGAGCAAAAGGTGATTTAATCCTGTGTGATCTTAATTACTACATGATTAAAGATGGTTCAGCGCTATCTATTGCAGCATCGGAGCATGTGAAATTTACCGAGAATAAAACAATCATCAAAGCGTTTTGGAATGTGGATGGTCAGCCATGGCTCAACTCCCCACTGAAGCTCGAAAACGGATATGAAGTATCTCCGTTCGTTATTTTAGACGTACCAACAGCAGGATAA
- a CDS encoding head-tail connector protein gives MALTIVHQPTTADEPISLEMLKEHLRLDDTEEEEEIYLQGIIVASRDYAEGKLRRSIAKKTYRLTLDQRDNSLIELPVPPVVELVSISTYDRDDSEVILDETDYFFDRESEPARIIFKNELRTRKYNAIKMEFISGWLPEEVPGAIKSAIKLIAANMYENREPVALGPNAQKIPFTVDSLLSIHRFWGGEV, from the coding sequence ATGGCATTAACAATTGTCCATCAACCTACTACAGCAGATGAACCAATTTCACTTGAAATGCTCAAGGAGCATTTACGGTTAGATGATACAGAAGAGGAAGAGGAAATTTACCTTCAGGGGATCATTGTTGCTAGTCGTGATTATGCAGAGGGCAAGTTAAGGCGTTCTATTGCTAAAAAGACGTATCGACTCACACTAGATCAACGAGATAATTCCTTGATAGAATTACCTGTTCCTCCTGTTGTTGAACTCGTATCCATTTCAACCTATGACCGTGATGATTCAGAAGTCATATTGGATGAAACGGACTATTTTTTCGATCGAGAGTCAGAGCCTGCGAGAATCATTTTCAAGAATGAGTTGCGAACTCGTAAATATAACGCTATAAAAATGGAGTTTATATCAGGATGGTTGCCTGAGGAAGTTCCTGGGGCAATTAAGTCGGCCATTAAACTTATAGCAGCCAATATGTACGAGAATAGAGAACCAGTGGCGCTAGGTCCTAACGCTCAAAAGATCCCTTTTACCGTTGACAGCTTATTATCTATTCATCGGTTTTGGGGTGGTGAAGTATGA
- a CDS encoding phage portal protein, which produces MFSSLFSGSSGVGGDPAEWMRSVLSGRKSQSGARVNEVSSMQLPAVWACVRVLAESVAQTPIHIYERVGADRRVTALNHHLYQMLHLRPNHEMSAATFKETLMVHITLWGNGYCEIEYNEFGEPIALWPLMPNETWKYRDPQSGEIKYTTIIPHGKDNRRAVTLPSYRVLHIPGISMNGLTGISVIRAHIESIGLGKAAQEFGSRFYSNGLNTGGVVTHPGELSDKAYARLKSDLEAKNTGLSNANRMMLLEEGMTYQKIGIPPDDAQFLETRKYQNQEVARIFRVPPHMIQDLEKATFSNIEHQSIDFWKYTMMPWFTKWEQSINNQLIFGEYRTRYYSEFDPNSLMRGDSAARASYYNTMLQNGSFSHNEVRRKENMDPIEHGDVHFVPLNMIPLDQAVGGTANDTDSENEEPDQEEERMRPLTEVRSLPQHEQRTRIYQIRSAQSRKRIKQNYESRIRMAAQRTVNFEARALRKKISDLATDRSTESFEGWLNNFYRNEMPDYLQEQFGSVFSRMGQEIKRAAEKEIGRDADDGQVQEFIRKYIASFIARYTSSSKGQILALLRTPAEDVEDDDMDELLLDRIDEWQDTRADKVAMNESVKLGSAVAKTVFAIAGIVLIRWLAFGSQTCNLCSELDGQTIGVQEKFVNKGQEVGDMTDYQGTGHPPLHQGCECEIVAEE; this is translated from the coding sequence ATGTTCAGTTCACTGTTTAGTGGATCTTCAGGCGTTGGCGGTGATCCTGCTGAATGGATGCGCTCTGTATTGTCAGGGAGAAAGTCGCAATCAGGGGCAAGGGTAAATGAAGTTAGTTCCATGCAACTGCCGGCGGTATGGGCTTGCGTGAGAGTGTTAGCAGAATCTGTAGCACAAACGCCGATTCACATTTATGAACGTGTCGGAGCAGATCGACGAGTAACAGCGCTTAATCATCATTTGTACCAGATGTTACACCTTCGACCGAATCATGAAATGAGTGCGGCAACTTTTAAAGAAACGCTAATGGTTCATATCACATTGTGGGGAAATGGATATTGTGAGATCGAGTATAACGAATTTGGAGAGCCGATTGCTTTATGGCCATTGATGCCAAACGAAACATGGAAGTATCGTGATCCACAATCTGGAGAAATAAAGTACACGACCATCATTCCACACGGCAAAGATAATAGACGAGCTGTTACGTTGCCGTCATATAGGGTATTGCACATACCCGGAATTTCCATGAACGGCTTAACTGGAATATCGGTCATTAGAGCGCATATTGAGAGCATTGGTTTAGGTAAGGCAGCGCAAGAATTTGGTTCTCGTTTCTATTCAAATGGTCTAAATACAGGTGGAGTTGTCACCCATCCAGGAGAATTATCGGATAAAGCATATGCTCGCTTAAAGAGTGATTTAGAAGCAAAAAACACAGGGCTATCTAATGCAAATCGAATGATGTTACTGGAAGAAGGAATGACATATCAAAAGATTGGTATTCCTCCTGATGATGCTCAATTCTTGGAAACTAGAAAGTATCAGAACCAAGAAGTTGCACGTATATTTCGCGTGCCTCCGCACATGATTCAAGACTTAGAAAAAGCCACCTTTTCGAACATCGAGCATCAATCCATTGATTTTTGGAAGTATACGATGATGCCATGGTTTACCAAATGGGAACAAAGCATTAACAACCAACTTATTTTCGGAGAATACCGAACGAGATATTATTCGGAATTCGATCCTAACTCTCTTATGAGAGGGGATAGTGCTGCTAGAGCGTCCTATTACAATACAATGCTTCAAAATGGGTCATTTAGTCATAATGAAGTTCGTCGTAAAGAAAATATGGATCCGATTGAGCATGGAGATGTGCATTTTGTACCTCTTAATATGATTCCTCTCGATCAAGCTGTAGGTGGAACGGCGAACGATACTGATAGCGAAAATGAAGAGCCGGATCAGGAAGAAGAACGCATGCGACCTCTTACAGAAGTTCGCTCATTACCTCAGCACGAACAAAGAACACGAATTTATCAAATTAGAAGCGCTCAAAGCAGAAAAAGAATTAAGCAGAACTACGAAAGCAGAATTCGAATGGCTGCTCAACGTACTGTGAATTTTGAAGCAAGAGCCTTACGAAAAAAGATAAGTGATTTAGCGACAGATAGAAGCACGGAATCCTTTGAGGGATGGCTAAACAATTTTTATAGAAATGAAATGCCTGATTATCTCCAAGAACAATTTGGCTCAGTATTTTCAAGGATGGGGCAAGAAATAAAGCGCGCAGCCGAAAAAGAAATTGGTCGAGATGCTGACGACGGACAAGTTCAAGAATTCATTCGTAAATATATTGCTAGTTTTATCGCTCGTTACACGTCAAGTAGTAAGGGGCAAATTTTAGCCTTACTACGAACGCCAGCTGAAGATGTGGAAGACGATGACATGGATGAGTTGCTGTTGGATCGAATTGACGAGTGGCAAGATACACGAGCAGACAAAGTCGCTATGAATGAATCGGTGAAGCTGGGAAGCGCGGTTGCTAAAACAGTCTTTGCTATCGCCGGTATTGTATTAATAAGGTGGCTAGCGTTTGGCTCACAAACTTGCAACTTATGCAGTGAATTAGATGGACAAACAATTGGTGTACAAGAAAAGTTCGTCAATAAAGGGCAGGAGGTGGGCGATATGACAGACTATCAAGGCACAGGGCATCCTCCACTCCACCAAGGATGTGAGTGCGAAATTGTTGCTGAAGAATAA
- a CDS encoding HK97 family phage prohead protease — translation MPFPRPKDDEKKDQFVDRCVADDSVSGEFEDDQQRLSICRTIYDSEGQRKDNEQEKKSDDSNPDEEKSDEEESDEKEGNNEEDRSYDEIRMHEFGTNMIEHRQEDGQDILSGYVVQFDRMSLPIGGMFREKVERGAFTKTLQRTKTIAVWNHNIDLVLGNTRNRTLKLYEDDIGLRFEIKPPNTQAGRDAIELIKKKYVTGVSMGMNVVRDNWEEGGELPIRTLYEVDLIEISPTPLPAYPDSGVQTNKRNHYDGSQVAVRALFKLSKGLSLKDDEKRALLHAKESASSGEVDYSEYEMKLLEME, via the coding sequence ATGCCATTTCCAAGACCGAAAGACGATGAAAAGAAAGATCAGTTTGTTGATCGATGTGTGGCTGATGATTCTGTTAGCGGAGAGTTTGAGGATGACCAACAACGGTTGAGCATTTGTCGAACTATCTATGACAGCGAAGGTCAACGTAAAGATAATGAGCAGGAAAAGAAGAGTGACGACTCAAATCCTGATGAAGAAAAAAGCGATGAAGAAGAAAGTGATGAAAAAGAAGGCAATAATGAAGAAGATCGAAGTTATGATGAAATTCGAATGCATGAATTTGGTACAAACATGATCGAGCACCGACAAGAGGATGGTCAAGATATTCTAAGTGGTTATGTCGTGCAATTTGATCGTATGAGCTTGCCGATAGGAGGCATGTTCCGAGAAAAGGTGGAGCGAGGGGCTTTCACCAAAACACTTCAACGTACCAAAACAATTGCCGTTTGGAATCATAACATTGATTTAGTTCTAGGAAATACTCGTAACAGAACCTTAAAGCTATATGAGGATGACATTGGTCTACGTTTTGAAATTAAGCCTCCCAATACACAAGCTGGCAGAGACGCTATCGAGCTAATCAAGAAAAAATATGTCACAGGTGTATCTATGGGGATGAACGTAGTAAGAGACAATTGGGAGGAAGGTGGAGAGCTTCCAATTCGAACACTTTATGAAGTGGATTTAATTGAGATTAGCCCAACGCCTTTACCAGCCTATCCAGATAGCGGAGTGCAAACGAATAAACGAAATCATTATGATGGATCTCAAGTAGCTGTAAGAGCTCTTTTTAAATTGTCAAAAGGTCTTAGCCTTAAAGACGATGAGAAAAGGGCTCTTTTACATGCAAAAGAGAGTGCATCGTCTGGTGAAGTTGATTATTCAGAATATGAAATGAAATTATTAGAGATGGAGTGA